A section of the Kribbella sp. HUAS MG21 genome encodes:
- a CDS encoding nuclear transport factor 2 family protein, with protein sequence MTDLPAYLRPFVLGVLEGSDVRVDRLGEIDLYRPPGTARGGAILFVHGGPGPADLEVLPREWPVYKGYATAAARRGLVSAVVDHSLIHGLDRLVVAADEVEAAVGVLRSDPRVDPDRVGLWFFSGAGLLAGEWLDSRPDWLRFVALTYPLLATPPGVDDLVNAAEVIGKHKDLPVLLTRAGLEREELAGPVAEFVSAGGAALDIIDVPKGHHGFDMLDHTDESRAAVTKALDWAIAHLGEEPGDDGKLLVPPPAKKKTTTRRTPSAPKASVAVKEAPAPAAPAKPQTPNAQPLTQPTQPPLTGPAPAPAPLPEPVAVQTPLADLGVATVAAVTADTPAARVVAREHSAYAAHDLEAFLAMYSPTARIQLADGSELKGRRFLREYYRPRFDAGRCKTEVVQKLMLGEWVVEQVVTYDDGEATPQLALYRVVEGLITDVEFRA encoded by the coding sequence ATGACGGATCTGCCGGCCTACTTGCGGCCTTTCGTCTTGGGGGTTCTGGAAGGTTCTGACGTACGTGTCGATCGCTTGGGGGAGATCGACCTGTACCGCCCGCCCGGTACCGCCCGAGGCGGCGCGATTCTGTTCGTGCACGGGGGACCCGGACCTGCCGATCTCGAAGTACTGCCTCGGGAGTGGCCGGTCTACAAGGGTTATGCGACTGCCGCGGCCAGGCGTGGCCTGGTGTCGGCAGTGGTCGACCACAGCCTGATTCACGGCCTCGACCGACTGGTCGTGGCCGCGGACGAGGTGGAGGCTGCGGTCGGCGTACTGCGTTCCGATCCACGCGTCGACCCCGATCGGGTCGGCCTGTGGTTCTTCTCGGGCGCCGGCCTGCTGGCCGGGGAGTGGCTGGACAGCCGCCCCGACTGGCTGCGCTTCGTCGCCCTGACGTACCCCCTGCTCGCCACCCCGCCCGGTGTCGACGATCTGGTAAACGCTGCCGAGGTGATCGGCAAACACAAGGACCTGCCGGTGCTGCTGACGAGAGCTGGACTCGAGCGTGAGGAGCTCGCCGGTCCGGTTGCGGAGTTCGTCTCCGCGGGTGGCGCCGCGCTGGACATCATCGACGTACCGAAAGGGCACCACGGGTTCGACATGCTCGACCACACCGACGAATCACGCGCCGCCGTGACCAAGGCTCTCGACTGGGCGATCGCTCACCTCGGCGAGGAGCCCGGCGACGACGGCAAGCTCCTCGTCCCACCTCCGGCCAAGAAGAAGACCACGACCCGCCGTACGCCGTCCGCTCCCAAGGCGTCGGTGGCGGTGAAGGAAGCCCCCGCGCCTGCCGCCCCCGCCAAGCCGCAGACGCCCAACGCGCAACCACTCACCCAGCCCACCCAGCCGCCGCTGACGGGGCCCGCGCCGGCACCGGCTCCCCTGCCCGAGCCTGTCGCGGTGCAGACCCCGTTGGCCGACCTGGGGGTGGCGACGGTCGCGGCCGTCACCGCGGACACCCCGGCCGCCCGCGTGGTCGCCCGGGAACACTCCGCGTACGCCGCCCACGACCTCGAGGCGTTCCTCGCGATGTACTCGCCGACCGCCCGGATCCAGCTCGCCGACGGCTCCGAGCTCAAGGGCCGCCGGTTCCTGCGGGAGTACTACCGCCCGCGCTTCGACGCCGGCCGCTGCAAGACCGAGGTCGTGCAGAAGCTGATGCTCGGCGAGTGGGTGGTGGAGCAGGTCGTCACGTACGACGACGGCGAGGCCACCCCGCAGCTCGCCCTGTACCGCGTCGTCGAGGGCTTGATCACGGACGTCGAGTTCCGTGCCTGA
- the rplC gene encoding 50S ribosomal protein L3, with product MSTVKNTRGLLGTKLGMTQTWDENNRVVPVTVIQAGPCVVTGVRTSDRDGYDGVQIAFGDIDPRKVTKPLRGHFDKAGVTPRRHLLELRTADASEYALGQELKAETFEAGERVDVSATSKGKGFAGVMKRHGFGGLRATHGVHKKHRSPGSIGGCATPGRVFKGLRMAGRMGAENVTTQNISVHAVDTERGLILLKGAVPGPKGGLVLIRNAAKGAAK from the coding sequence ATGAGCACTGTGAAGAACACGCGCGGTCTGCTGGGCACCAAGCTCGGCATGACCCAGACCTGGGACGAGAACAACCGAGTCGTCCCCGTCACCGTGATCCAGGCCGGCCCGTGCGTCGTCACCGGTGTCCGTACGTCGGACCGCGACGGCTACGACGGCGTCCAGATCGCCTTCGGCGACATCGACCCGCGCAAGGTGACCAAGCCCCTGCGCGGCCACTTCGACAAGGCCGGCGTGACGCCGCGGCGGCACCTGCTGGAGCTGCGCACCGCCGACGCCAGCGAGTACGCGCTGGGCCAGGAGCTGAAGGCCGAGACCTTCGAGGCCGGCGAGCGCGTCGACGTCTCCGCGACCAGCAAGGGCAAGGGTTTCGCCGGTGTCATGAAGCGCCACGGCTTCGGTGGTCTGCGGGCCACCCACGGTGTGCACAAGAAGCACCGTTCGCCGGGCTCCATCGGCGGCTGCGCCACCCCGGGCCGGGTCTTCAAGGGCCTCCGGATGGCCGGCCGGATGGGTGCCGAGAACGTGACCACCCAGAACATCTCCGTGCACGCGGTGGACACCGAGCGCGGGCTGATCCTGCTGAAGGGTGCGGTCCCCGGCCCCAAGGGCGGCCTCGTGCTGATCCGCAACGCCGCGAAGGGAGCTGCGAAGTGA
- the rpsS gene encoding 30S ribosomal protein S19, translating to MPRSLKKGPFVDHHLMKKVEVQNEKGTKNVIKTWSRRSMIVPDMIGHTLAVHDGRKHVPVFVTDAMVGHKLGEFAPTRTFKGHEKDDRKSRRR from the coding sequence ATGCCACGCAGTCTCAAGAAGGGCCCGTTCGTCGACCACCACCTGATGAAGAAGGTGGAGGTGCAGAACGAGAAGGGCACCAAGAACGTCATCAAGACCTGGTCCCGCCGATCGATGATCGTGCCGGACATGATCGGCCACACGCTGGCGGTGCACGACGGCCGCAAGCACGTGCCGGTGTTCGTGACGGACGCGATGGTCGGGCACAAGCTCGGCGAGTTCGCACCGACCCGGACGTTCAAGGGTCACGAGAAGGACGACCGGAAGTCACGGCGTCGCTGA
- the rpsC gene encoding 30S ribosomal protein S3, whose protein sequence is MGQKVNPHGFRLGISTDHKSRWYADKLYKDYVGEDVKIRRLLSKGMERAGISRVEIERTRDRVRVDIHTARPGIVIGRRGAEADRIRGSLEELTGKQVQLNILEVKNSEVDAQLVAQGVAEQLSGRVAFRRAMRKAMQTTMRGGALGIRIQCSGRLGGAEMSRSEFYREGRVPLHTLRADIDYGFYEARTTFGRIGVKVWIYKGDVAGSRAEREAQAAARAATQQRRPARRDDRGDRGGRGGDRGGRRDDRRDNRRDNAAQSAEASAPAADKPAETTGTES, encoded by the coding sequence GTGGGACAGAAGGTAAACCCGCACGGGTTCCGTCTCGGCATCAGCACCGACCACAAGAGCCGTTGGTACGCCGACAAGCTGTACAAGGACTACGTGGGCGAGGACGTCAAGATCCGCCGCCTGCTGAGCAAGGGCATGGAGCGCGCCGGCATCTCCCGCGTGGAGATCGAGCGCACCCGTGACCGGGTCCGGGTCGACATCCACACCGCTCGTCCGGGCATTGTCATCGGCCGCCGCGGCGCCGAGGCGGACCGGATCCGGGGCAGCCTGGAGGAGCTCACCGGCAAGCAGGTGCAGCTGAACATCCTCGAGGTGAAGAACTCCGAGGTCGACGCCCAGCTGGTCGCGCAGGGCGTGGCCGAGCAGCTGTCCGGCCGCGTGGCGTTCCGCCGCGCGATGCGCAAGGCGATGCAGACCACCATGCGTGGCGGCGCCCTGGGCATCCGGATCCAGTGCTCCGGCCGGCTCGGCGGCGCGGAGATGTCGCGGTCGGAGTTCTACCGCGAGGGCCGCGTCCCGCTGCACACGCTGCGGGCCGACATCGACTACGGCTTCTACGAGGCCCGCACGACCTTCGGCCGGATCGGCGTGAAGGTCTGGATCTACAAGGGTGACGTGGCCGGCTCCCGGGCCGAGCGCGAGGCGCAGGCCGCGGCCCGTGCCGCCACCCAGCAGCGCCGCCCGGCCCGCCGGGACGACCGCGGCGACCGTGGTGGCCGTGGCGGCGACCGCGGTGGCCGGCGCGACGACCGCCGGGACAACCGGCGCGACAACGCTGCGCAGTCCGCTGAGGCGAGCGCCCCGGCGGCCGACAAGCCCGCCGAGACGACCGGAACGGAGAGCTGA
- the rplB gene encoding 50S ribosomal protein L2 has protein sequence MGIRKYKPTTPGRRGSSVADFVELTRSTPEKSLLRPLPKKGGRNNSGKITTRHHGGGHKRAYRLIDFKRYDKDGVPAKVAHIEYDPNRTARIALLHYVDGEKRYILAPSNLRQGTIVENGPAADIKVGNNLPLRNIPVGSTVHAVELRPGGGAKMGRSAGASIQLVAKEGRMATLRMPSGEVRMVDVRCRATLGEVGNGEQSNINWGKAGRMRWKGKRPTVRGVAMNPVDHPHGGGEGKTSGGRHPVSPWGQPEGRTRTRKESDRMIVRRRKAGKKR, from the coding sequence ATGGGAATCCGCAAGTACAAGCCGACGACGCCGGGCCGCCGTGGCTCGAGCGTGGCCGACTTCGTCGAGCTCACCCGTTCGACCCCGGAGAAGTCGCTGCTGCGTCCGCTGCCGAAGAAGGGTGGCCGGAACAACTCCGGCAAGATCACCACCCGGCACCACGGCGGCGGTCACAAGCGGGCGTACCGGCTGATCGACTTCAAGCGCTACGACAAGGACGGCGTGCCGGCCAAGGTCGCGCACATCGAGTACGATCCGAACCGGACCGCCCGGATCGCGCTGCTGCACTACGTGGACGGCGAGAAGCGCTACATCCTCGCCCCGTCCAACCTGCGCCAGGGCACGATCGTCGAGAACGGCCCGGCCGCGGACATCAAGGTCGGCAACAACCTGCCGCTGCGCAACATCCCGGTCGGCTCCACGGTGCACGCCGTCGAGCTGCGCCCGGGCGGTGGCGCGAAGATGGGCCGCTCGGCCGGTGCCAGCATCCAGCTGGTCGCGAAGGAAGGCCGGATGGCCACCCTGCGGATGCCGTCCGGCGAGGTCCGGATGGTCGACGTGCGCTGCCGCGCCACCCTCGGTGAGGTCGGCAACGGCGAGCAGTCGAACATCAACTGGGGCAAGGCGGGCCGGATGCGCTGGAAGGGCAAGCGCCCGACCGTCCGCGGTGTCGCGATGAACCCGGTCGACCACCCGCACGGTGGTGGTGAGGGTAAGACCTCGGGTGGTCGCCACCCGGTGTCCCCGTGGGGCCAGCCGGAAGGCCGGACCCGCACCCGCAAGGAAAGCGACCGCATGATCGTCCGGCGTCGCAAGGCCGGCAAGAAGCGCTGA
- a CDS encoding maleylpyruvate isomerase N-terminal domain-containing protein — protein MPDLIDHLTEFERAAADFAAALERVDPAAEVPACPGWTVADLALHLGTGQRWAASILLSGTAQKEPDVLRTTISWADWYAGTTAALLAAIRAVDPDEPCWNFAPVDQRAGFWTRRRLHETAIHLVDLLQAGAAAGEEPGTGLAVVPPAVAADGVDEVFEVFLPRMLARGFAPAVTRQLGVRATDTGHEWTLTPVPQGDRPHVERGKAVGEAVLSGTAADLDLCLWKRLPTTALTVEGDPAVANDFLAGRATP, from the coding sequence GTGCCTGACCTGATCGACCACCTGACCGAGTTCGAGCGCGCGGCCGCGGACTTCGCGGCCGCCCTCGAACGGGTCGACCCCGCCGCCGAGGTCCCGGCCTGCCCGGGCTGGACCGTCGCGGACCTCGCCCTGCACCTGGGGACGGGACAGCGCTGGGCGGCCTCGATCCTGCTCAGCGGGACGGCGCAGAAGGAGCCGGACGTCCTGCGGACGACGATCTCCTGGGCCGACTGGTATGCCGGTACGACCGCGGCGCTGCTGGCCGCGATCCGCGCCGTCGATCCGGACGAGCCGTGCTGGAATTTCGCGCCGGTGGATCAGCGGGCGGGATTCTGGACGCGACGTCGCCTTCATGAGACGGCTATCCACCTGGTGGACCTGCTGCAGGCCGGCGCGGCGGCGGGGGAGGAGCCCGGCACTGGTCTGGCCGTCGTACCTCCGGCGGTCGCGGCCGACGGAGTGGACGAGGTCTTCGAGGTGTTCCTGCCGCGGATGCTGGCCCGCGGATTCGCGCCGGCCGTCACCCGGCAGCTCGGCGTCCGGGCCACCGACACCGGGCACGAATGGACGCTGACGCCTGTGCCACAAGGGGATCGGCCACACGTCGAGCGCGGCAAGGCGGTCGGTGAAGCGGTCCTCTCGGGTACCGCGGCGGACCTCGACCTGTGCCTGTGGAAGCGCTTGCCGACGACCGCCCTCACGGTCGAGGGAGACCCCGCCGTCGCCAACGATTTCCTGGCCGGACGGGCCACTCCGTAG
- the rpsL gene encoding 30S ribosomal protein S12, which yields MPTIQQLVRKGRQDKVSKNKTPALKGSPQRRGVCTRVYTTTPKKPNSALRKVARVRLTSGIEVTAYIPGVGHNLQEHSIVLVRGGRVKDLPGVRYKIIRGSLDTQGVKNRKQARSLYGAKKEKS from the coding sequence GTGCCCACCATTCAGCAGCTGGTCCGCAAGGGCCGCCAGGACAAGGTGTCCAAGAACAAGACGCCGGCCCTGAAGGGATCCCCTCAGCGTCGTGGTGTGTGCACGCGCGTCTACACGACCACGCCGAAGAAGCCGAACTCGGCGCTTCGCAAGGTTGCGCGTGTCCGCCTGACCAGCGGCATCGAGGTCACCGCCTACATCCCCGGCGTCGGCCACAACCTGCAGGAGCACTCGATCGTGCTCGTCCGTGGCGGTCGTGTGAAGGACCTGCCGGGTGTCCGGTACAAGATCATCCGCGGTTCGCTCGACACCCAGGGTGTGAAGAACCGGAAGCAGGCCCGCAGCCTCTACGGCGCGAAGAAGGAGAAGAGCTAA
- the rpsJ gene encoding 30S ribosomal protein S10 yields the protein MAGQKIRIRLKAYDHEVIDSSARKIVDTVTRTGAKVAGPVPLPTEKNVFCVIRSPHKYKDSREHFEMRTHKRLIDIIDPTPKTVDSLMRLDLPAGVDIEIKL from the coding sequence ATGGCGGGACAGAAGATCCGCATCCGGCTGAAGGCCTACGACCACGAGGTCATCGACAGCTCGGCACGCAAGATTGTCGACACGGTGACGCGTACTGGTGCGAAGGTTGCTGGCCCGGTGCCGTTGCCGACGGAAAAGAACGTGTTCTGCGTCATCCGCTCGCCGCACAAGTACAAGGACAGCCGCGAGCACTTCGAGATGCGCACCCACAAGCGGCTCATCGACATCATCGACCCCACGCCGAAGACCGTCGACTCGCTGATGCGTCTCGACCTGCCGGCCGGTGTCGACATCGAGATCAAGCTCTGA
- the rpsG gene encoding 30S ribosomal protein S7: MPRKGPAPKRPVIIDPVYSSPLVTQLISKILVDGKKQIAQRIVYDALEGTRTKTGTDPVITLKRALDNVKPSIEVKSRRVGGATYQVPIEVKPGRSTTLALRWLTTYSRARREKTMSERLMNEILDASNGLGASVKRREDTHKMAEANKAFAHYRW, translated from the coding sequence ATGCCGCGCAAGGGCCCCGCCCCGAAGCGCCCGGTCATCATCGACCCGGTCTACAGTTCGCCGCTCGTCACCCAGTTGATCTCCAAGATCCTGGTCGACGGCAAGAAGCAGATCGCCCAGCGGATCGTCTACGACGCGCTCGAGGGCACCCGGACGAAGACCGGCACCGACCCGGTGATCACGCTCAAGCGTGCGCTGGACAACGTGAAGCCGAGCATCGAGGTGAAGAGCCGCCGCGTCGGTGGTGCCACCTACCAGGTGCCGATCGAGGTCAAGCCGGGCCGGTCGACGACGCTCGCGCTGCGCTGGCTGACGACGTACTCCCGCGCCCGTCGCGAGAAGACCATGTCCGAGCGGCTGATGAACGAGATCCTGGACGCGTCCAACGGTCTCGGTGCGTCGGTGAAGCGCCGCGAGGACACGCACAAGATGGCCGAAGCCAACAAGGCTTTCGCCCACTACCGCTGGTGA
- the rplD gene encoding 50S ribosomal protein L4: MSTVDVVVVKGDKVSKKGSAELPAELFDVQVNVPLIHQVVVAQLAAARQGTHKTKTRGEVSGGGAKPYRQKGTGRARQGSTRAPQFTGGGVVHGPTPRDYSQRTPKKMIAAALRGALSDRARDGQVFVVESFVDGDKPSTKSALKVLGEVTEPGKALVVVERDDELTWLSLRNVQHVHLIAADQLNAYDVLVSDAVVFTKGALDTFVAGAPKGKSVKAVATSTEAEEVEA, encoded by the coding sequence GTGAGCACCGTCGACGTCGTCGTCGTGAAGGGCGACAAGGTCAGCAAGAAGGGTTCCGCCGAGCTTCCGGCCGAGCTGTTCGACGTCCAGGTCAACGTTCCGCTGATCCACCAGGTCGTGGTGGCCCAGCTGGCCGCGGCCCGCCAGGGCACGCACAAGACGAAGACCCGGGGCGAGGTGTCCGGCGGTGGCGCCAAGCCGTACCGCCAGAAGGGCACCGGTCGCGCCCGCCAGGGTTCGACCCGCGCGCCGCAGTTCACCGGTGGTGGCGTCGTGCACGGCCCGACCCCGCGCGACTACAGCCAGCGGACCCCGAAGAAGATGATCGCCGCCGCGCTCCGCGGTGCGCTGTCCGACCGGGCCCGCGACGGCCAGGTGTTCGTGGTCGAGAGCTTCGTGGACGGCGACAAGCCCTCCACCAAGTCGGCTCTCAAGGTGCTCGGCGAGGTGACCGAGCCGGGCAAGGCGCTGGTTGTCGTCGAGCGCGACGACGAGCTCACCTGGCTGAGCCTGCGCAACGTGCAGCACGTGCACCTGATCGCCGCCGACCAGCTGAACGCGTACGACGTTCTGGTCAGCGACGCGGTCGTGTTCACCAAGGGAGCCCTGGACACGTTCGTGGCCGGTGCCCCCAAGGGCAAGTCCGTCAAGGCCGTCGCGACGTCGACCGAGGCCGAGGAGGTAGAGGCATGA
- the rplW gene encoding 50S ribosomal protein L23 has protein sequence MSHGVNKDPRDVLLRPVVSEKSYGLLDEQKYTFEVDPRANKTEIKLAVEKVFKVKVSDVNTINRKGKRRRTRTGWGKRPDTKRAIVTLKGDDRIDIFGGQS, from the coding sequence ATGAGCCACGGAGTCAACAAGGACCCCCGGGACGTGCTGCTCCGGCCGGTCGTGAGCGAGAAGAGCTACGGCCTGCTGGACGAGCAGAAGTACACGTTCGAGGTCGACCCGCGGGCCAACAAGACCGAGATCAAGCTCGCGGTCGAGAAGGTCTTCAAGGTCAAGGTCAGCGACGTCAACACCATCAACCGCAAGGGCAAGCGCCGCCGGACCCGGACCGGCTGGGGCAAGCGCCCGGACACCAAGCGGGCGATCGTGACCCTCAAGGGTGACGACCGCATCGACATCTTCGGAGGCCAGTCGTAA
- the tuf gene encoding elongation factor Tu codes for MAKAKFERTKPHVNIGTIGHIDHGKTTLTAAITKVLHDKYPDLNEASAFDQIDKAPEERQRGITISIAHVEYQTEARHYAHVDCPGHADYIKNMITGAAQMDGAILVVAATDGPMPQTREHVLLARQVGVPAMVVALNKCDMVDDEEILELVELEVRELLSEQEFDGDNAPIVRVAAHPALTGDAKWGESILELMNAVDEYIPQPEREIDKPFLMPVEDVFTITGRGTVVTGRIERGVIKVNETVDIVGIHETKQTTTVTGIEMFRKLLDEGQAGENVGLLLRGTKREEVERGMVVIKPGTTTPHTNFEASVYILSKEEGGRHTPFFQNYRPQFYFRTTDVTGVVTLPEGTEMVMPGDNTDMSVELIQPIAMEEGLKFAIREGGRTVGAGRVTKIVK; via the coding sequence GTGGCGAAGGCGAAGTTCGAGCGGACTAAGCCGCACGTCAACATCGGCACCATCGGTCACATCGACCACGGTAAGACGACGCTTACCGCGGCGATCACCAAGGTGCTGCACGACAAGTACCCGGACCTCAACGAGGCGTCGGCGTTCGATCAGATCGACAAGGCGCCGGAAGAGCGCCAGCGCGGTATCACCATCTCGATCGCGCACGTCGAGTACCAGACCGAGGCCCGGCACTACGCCCACGTCGACTGCCCGGGGCACGCGGACTACATCAAGAACATGATCACCGGTGCGGCCCAGATGGACGGTGCGATCCTGGTCGTCGCCGCCACCGACGGCCCGATGCCGCAGACGCGTGAGCACGTGCTGCTCGCCCGTCAGGTCGGCGTGCCGGCGATGGTCGTCGCCCTGAACAAGTGCGACATGGTCGACGACGAGGAGATCCTGGAGCTCGTCGAGCTCGAGGTCCGCGAGCTGCTCTCGGAGCAGGAGTTCGACGGCGACAACGCGCCGATCGTCCGCGTCGCGGCGCACCCGGCCCTGACCGGCGACGCCAAGTGGGGCGAGTCGATCCTCGAGCTGATGAACGCGGTCGACGAGTACATCCCGCAGCCGGAGCGCGAGATCGACAAGCCGTTCCTGATGCCGGTGGAGGACGTCTTCACCATCACCGGTCGCGGTACGGTCGTCACCGGCCGGATCGAGCGCGGTGTCATCAAGGTCAACGAGACCGTCGACATCGTCGGCATCCACGAGACCAAGCAGACCACCACGGTCACCGGTATCGAGATGTTCCGCAAGCTGCTCGACGAGGGCCAGGCCGGTGAGAACGTCGGTCTGCTGCTGCGTGGCACCAAGCGCGAAGAGGTCGAGCGCGGCATGGTCGTCATCAAGCCGGGCACCACGACGCCGCACACGAACTTCGAGGCGTCGGTCTACATCCTCTCCAAGGAGGAGGGCGGCCGTCACACGCCGTTCTTCCAGAACTACCGCCCGCAGTTCTACTTCCGCACCACCGACGTCACCGGTGTCGTCACGCTGCCCGAGGGCACCGAGATGGTCATGCCGGGCGACAACACCGACATGTCGGTCGAGCTGATCCAGCCGATCGCCATGGAGGAGGGTCTGAAGTTCGCGATCCGTGAAGGTGGCCGCACCGTCGGCGCCGGCCGGGTCACCAAGATCGTCAAGTGA
- the fusA gene encoding elongation factor G — translation MAHIDAGKTTTTERILFYTGITYKIGEVHEGAATMDWMEQEQERGITITSAATTCTWKDHTINIIDTPGHVDFTVEVERSLRVLDGAVAVFDGVAGVEPQSETVWRQADRYGVPRICFVNKLDRTGAEFMRCVDMIKDRLGAVPLVMQLPIGAEADFIGVVDLVGMRALTWRGETKLGEDFTVEEIPASHTELAAEWRDKLIETVAEADDEIMELYLEGEEPTQEQLVAGIRRATLASKLTPVLTGTAFKNKGVQPLLDAVNAYLPSPIDVPAIEGHDVKDAEQVVLRKPSDSEPFSALAFKIAADPHLGKLTFIRVYSGKLEAGSQVLNPTKGKKERIGKIYRMHANKREEIASIGAGHIVAVMGLKDTTTGETLADPANPVVLESMQFPAPVISVAIEPKSKGDQEKLGVAIQRLAEEDPTFQVRTDEDTGQTIIAGMGELHLEVLVDRMKREFRVEANVGKPQVAYRETITKKVEKVDYTHKKQTGGSGQFGRVIIDIEPTSVEAGGEGGYEFVNAVTGGRIPREYIPSVDEGCQEAMEFGVLAGYPMVDVKVTLQDGAYHDVDSSELAFKIAGSMAFKEAARRAGPVILEPMFAVEVTTPEDYMGDVIGDLNSRRGQIQQMDEGPGGSRVVKALVPLSEMFGYVGDLRSKTQGRASYSMQFDSYAEVPKNVAEEIIKKARGE, via the coding sequence ATGGCCCACATCGACGCCGGCAAGACGACGACGACCGAGCGGATCCTCTTCTACACCGGTATCACCTACAAGATCGGTGAGGTCCACGAGGGCGCCGCCACCATGGACTGGATGGAGCAGGAGCAGGAGCGCGGCATCACGATCACGTCCGCCGCGACGACCTGCACCTGGAAAGACCACACCATCAACATCATCGACACCCCGGGCCACGTCGACTTCACCGTCGAGGTGGAGCGGTCGCTGCGCGTGCTCGACGGCGCGGTCGCGGTGTTCGACGGTGTCGCCGGTGTGGAGCCGCAGTCGGAGACCGTCTGGCGCCAGGCGGACCGGTACGGCGTGCCGCGGATCTGCTTCGTCAACAAGCTGGACCGGACCGGCGCGGAGTTCATGCGCTGCGTCGACATGATCAAGGACCGCCTGGGCGCGGTGCCGCTGGTCATGCAGCTGCCGATCGGGGCCGAGGCCGACTTCATCGGCGTCGTCGACCTGGTGGGCATGCGCGCGCTGACCTGGCGCGGCGAGACCAAGCTCGGTGAGGACTTCACGGTCGAGGAGATCCCGGCCAGCCACACGGAGCTCGCGGCCGAGTGGCGCGACAAGCTGATCGAGACCGTCGCCGAGGCCGACGACGAGATCATGGAGCTGTACCTGGAGGGCGAGGAGCCGACCCAGGAGCAGCTCGTGGCCGGCATCCGCCGGGCCACCCTGGCCAGCAAGCTCACCCCGGTGCTGACCGGTACGGCGTTCAAGAACAAGGGCGTCCAGCCGCTGCTGGACGCGGTCAACGCCTACCTGCCGAGCCCGATCGACGTCCCGGCCATCGAGGGCCACGACGTCAAGGACGCCGAGCAGGTCGTGCTCCGCAAGCCGTCCGACAGCGAGCCGTTCTCGGCGCTGGCGTTCAAGATCGCGGCGGACCCGCACCTGGGCAAGCTGACCTTCATCCGGGTCTACTCCGGCAAGCTCGAGGCGGGTTCGCAGGTGCTGAACCCGACCAAGGGCAAGAAGGAGCGGATCGGCAAGATCTACCGGATGCACGCGAACAAGCGTGAGGAGATCGCGTCGATCGGCGCCGGCCACATCGTCGCCGTGATGGGTCTGAAGGACACCACCACCGGTGAGACGCTGGCCGACCCGGCGAACCCGGTCGTGCTCGAGTCGATGCAGTTCCCGGCCCCGGTGATCTCGGTCGCCATCGAGCCGAAGTCGAAGGGCGACCAGGAGAAGCTGGGCGTCGCGATCCAGCGGCTCGCCGAGGAGGACCCGACCTTCCAGGTCCGGACCGACGAGGACACCGGCCAGACCATCATCGCCGGTATGGGCGAGCTGCACCTCGAGGTGCTGGTCGACCGGATGAAGCGCGAGTTCCGCGTCGAGGCGAACGTCGGCAAGCCGCAGGTCGCCTACCGCGAGACCATCACCAAGAAGGTCGAGAAGGTCGACTACACGCACAAGAAGCAGACCGGTGGTTCGGGTCAGTTCGGTCGCGTGATCATCGACATCGAGCCGACCTCGGTGGAGGCCGGCGGCGAGGGCGGCTACGAGTTCGTCAACGCCGTCACCGGTGGCCGCATCCCGCGGGAGTACATCCCGTCGGTGGACGAGGGCTGCCAGGAGGCGATGGAGTTCGGCGTGCTCGCCGGCTACCCGATGGTGGACGTCAAGGTCACGCTGCAGGACGGCGCGTACCACGACGTCGACTCCTCGGAGCTCGCGTTCAAGATCGCCGGCTCGATGGCCTTCAAGGAGGCCGCCCGCCGCGCGGGTCCGGTCATCCTGGAGCCGATGTTCGCCGTCGAGGTCACCACGCCCGAGGACTACATGGGCGACGTGATCGGCGACCTCAACTCCCGCCGTGGCCAGATCCAGCAGATGGACGAAGGCCCCGGTGGCAGCCGGGTCGTCAAGGCCCTGGTGCCGCTGTCGGAGATGTTCGGGTATGTCGGTGACCTGCGGTCGAAGACCCAGGGCCGCGCGTCCTACTCGATGCAGTTCGATTCCTACGCCGAGGTTCCGAAGAACGTGGCGGAAGAGATCATCAAGAAGGCCCGGGGCGAGTAA